In a single window of the Aridibaculum aurantiacum genome:
- a CDS encoding serine hydrolase domain-containing protein has translation MKVAAPVNVFKKLNISEQEVQTHSLRVPIASNIRSNTMADLKVEDLNETKKVIYAKFKKPAPLLTPAFDANYFGPIVHELLKDKVVGYMFQVYKGGNAIYTGQWNWARILNDGSKGWTADTRMHVASVSKMMTAIGLVKLLDQKKISLDDPIAEYLPTYWKRGNGVASISFRQLLNHTSGFSGEKSRCDYPFMKEQVEKGPNVDAGTYANVNFSIMRVLITIINGRMAANFNIPNVDSSIVDTMWDVVATKYFQEYLNKEVFSVAGLPTIGFKPEAGGPTAKAYSSMTDKQGREGNWSTVSGGAGMYMSVAQILKTLHAFRNGKIVATSRAQYMLDHKLGINSANDTPAGKVYTRLGMWSIDDGEEQTAVYCLPNNVNIAVCINSPVKDFKNNKGENRHVHGLLYPAIEASIH, from the coding sequence ATGAAAGTTGCTGCACCAGTCAATGTCTTCAAGAAATTGAACATTTCTGAACAAGAAGTACAAACGCATAGCTTAAGGGTTCCTATTGCTTCTAACATTCGTTCTAATACTATGGCTGATCTGAAAGTAGAAGATCTGAATGAGACGAAGAAAGTGATCTATGCTAAATTTAAAAAGCCTGCACCACTTCTTACTCCTGCTTTCGATGCCAATTATTTTGGACCCATTGTACATGAATTGCTAAAAGACAAAGTTGTTGGTTATATGTTCCAGGTATATAAAGGGGGCAATGCCATTTATACTGGTCAGTGGAATTGGGCTAGAATTCTGAATGATGGCAGCAAAGGCTGGACGGCTGATACCCGTATGCATGTAGCCAGTGTAAGCAAAATGATGACGGCTATTGGACTGGTTAAATTATTGGATCAAAAGAAAATATCGCTGGATGATCCCATTGCCGAGTATTTGCCCACCTACTGGAAAAGGGGAAATGGTGTAGCAAGCATTAGCTTCCGCCAATTACTCAATCATACTTCAGGATTTTCTGGTGAGAAATCCCGCTGCGATTATCCATTTATGAAAGAGCAAGTTGAAAAAGGACCTAATGTAGATGCAGGCACCTATGCCAATGTCAACTTCAGTATCATGCGGGTGCTTATAACCATAATCAATGGACGAATGGCTGCTAATTTCAATATACCTAACGTTGATTCCAGTATTGTGGATACTATGTGGGATGTTGTTGCCACTAAATATTTCCAGGAGTATTTGAACAAGGAAGTATTTTCTGTAGCAGGACTGCCAACCATTGGTTTTAAGCCGGAAGCAGGTGGGCCAACTGCAAAGGCATATTCATCCATGACGGATAAACAAGGCAGAGAGGGAAACTGGTCAACTGTTTCTGGTGGAGCGGGAATGTATATGTCTGTTGCGCAGATTTTAAAAACACTACATGCTTTTAGAAACGGGAAAATTGTTGCTACTTCCCGTGCACAATATATGCTTGATCATAAACTAGGTATCAACAGCGCCAACGATACACCTGCAGGAAAGGTGTATACCAGGTTGGGCATGTGGAGCATTGATGATGGAGAAGAGCAAACAGCGGTTTATTGTTTACCTAATAATGTGAATATTGCTGTATGCATCAATTCGCCTGTTAAAGACTTTAAAAACAACAAGGGAGAAAACCGTCATGTTCATGGTTTACTTTACCCTGCTATTGAAGCTAGTATCCACTAA
- a CDS encoding PH domain-containing protein, with protein sequence MLILMYAYLQRPTQYQVDNNKVIICRPIGSVQIAIQDIERVDRIHHDLLKDSTKGGAFGYFGVFDTDLGRIRFYATRRDRLVMLTRKDKTRIILTPDQEDEFIQSLETKVSQQQEV encoded by the coding sequence ATGTTGATATTAATGTATGCATATTTACAAAGACCAACACAGTACCAGGTTGACAACAACAAGGTTATTATTTGCCGTCCTATTGGAAGCGTTCAAATCGCTATACAGGACATAGAAAGGGTAGACAGGATTCATCATGACCTTCTTAAAGATTCTACTAAGGGTGGAGCATTTGGATATTTTGGTGTTTTCGACACCGACTTGGGAAGGATAAGATTTTATGCCACCCGCAGAGACAGGCTTGTAATGCTGACAAGGAAGGACAAAACAAGAATCATTTTAACCCCAGACCAGGAAGATGAGTTTATTCAAAGCCTGGAGACAAAAGTGAGCCAGCAGCAAGAGGTTTAG
- the tyrS gene encoding tyrosine--tRNA ligase, whose product MKTLELLQANVEHILPQNGLEQKLKQCETENRKLVIKLGFDPTAPDLHLGHAVVLKKLKHFQDLGHTIVIIVGSFTAQIGDPSGKNKSRKPLSKEEVLVNADTYIKQLSKVIDVDKSEVLFNSDWLDALGFTEIVQLLSKVTVAQLLHRNDFNKRFTENTPIAMHELMYPILQAFDSVQVKADIEMGGTDQLFNCTMGRQLQEAHGLDAQVVMCMPLLRGLDGKEKMSKSLNNIIGLTDEPNDMFGKTMSIPDALITEFINLATDFSEDEKVVLKEKLHSGENPMNIKKAIAKNIICQYHNLESAEAAEQYFVNQFQNKVFEEKTFEAFPIQSLGRSNNKLQLIELCHQLKKDETKTGIRRLIVSGAVQVNNEKLVDPNQVIELTIGTKIKIGKRSFFELV is encoded by the coding sequence ATGAAAACATTGGAATTATTACAAGCAAACGTTGAACATATTCTGCCGCAAAATGGACTAGAGCAGAAGCTGAAACAATGTGAGACTGAAAATCGAAAATTGGTCATCAAACTTGGTTTTGACCCTACTGCGCCAGACCTGCATTTAGGTCATGCAGTAGTACTTAAAAAGCTAAAGCATTTCCAGGATCTGGGACATACCATTGTGATTATTGTGGGTAGTTTCACTGCTCAGATTGGCGACCCAAGCGGTAAGAACAAAAGTAGAAAACCGTTGAGCAAGGAAGAGGTACTTGTAAACGCTGATACCTACATTAAGCAGCTTTCAAAAGTTATTGATGTAGATAAGAGCGAGGTGCTTTTCAACTCTGATTGGCTTGATGCTTTAGGTTTTACAGAGATCGTGCAACTACTTTCAAAGGTGACAGTTGCGCAACTCCTGCATCGTAACGACTTCAACAAACGCTTTACGGAGAATACTCCTATTGCTATGCATGAATTGATGTACCCGATACTTCAGGCCTTCGATAGTGTGCAGGTAAAAGCCGACATAGAGATGGGAGGCACTGACCAACTGTTCAATTGTACAATGGGTAGGCAGCTACAAGAAGCGCATGGTTTGGATGCACAGGTAGTAATGTGTATGCCACTGCTTAGAGGATTGGACGGTAAAGAAAAAATGAGTAAGTCCTTGAATAATATTATAGGATTGACTGATGAACCTAACGACATGTTTGGAAAAACAATGTCAATCCCTGACGCATTGATAACAGAGTTTATTAACCTGGCTACAGATTTTTCAGAAGATGAAAAAGTTGTTTTGAAAGAGAAACTTCATTCTGGCGAAAACCCAATGAACATCAAAAAAGCAATAGCTAAGAACATCATTTGCCAGTACCATAACCTGGAGAGTGCAGAAGCTGCTGAACAATATTTTGTGAACCAGTTTCAGAATAAAGTATTTGAAGAAAAAACTTTTGAAGCATTTCCTATTCAATCTTTAGGTAGGAGTAATAATAAATTACAACTCATTGAACTCTGTCACCAATTGAAGAAAGATGAAACTAAAACTGGTATAAGACGACTAATTGTAAGTGGTGCTGTACAGGTTAATAACGAGAAGTTGGTTGACCCTAATCAAGTAATAGAACTAACCATTGGTACGAAGATAAAGATTGGTAAGCGGTCGTTTTTTGAATTAGTATAG
- a CDS encoding 4-fold beta flower protein, protein MKQLIILCVAFFTTAVSLNAQQISLFDSDGEARAYIDYDEEATIFMWDGTPVAFLEKDGSDVCVFGYNGKFLGWYEDGIIYDKKGYAVGARKGATSMITKIERIKGIQRITPIKPITPITPIQSIFKSSWSSTSLTEFLYIGKK, encoded by the coding sequence ATGAAGCAGTTAATCATTCTCTGTGTTGCCTTTTTTACAACGGCAGTAAGTCTTAATGCACAACAAATTTCACTTTTTGACAGTGACGGAGAAGCAAGGGCTTATATAGACTATGATGAAGAAGCAACGATTTTTATGTGGGACGGAACGCCTGTCGCTTTTTTAGAAAAAGATGGAAGCGATGTTTGCGTTTTCGGTTATAATGGTAAATTTTTAGGTTGGTATGAAGATGGAATTATTTATGATAAGAAAGGTTACGCTGTCGGTGCAAGAAAGGGCGCAACAAGCATGATCACTAAAATTGAACGAATTAAAGGGATACAGAGGATAACACCAATCAAACCAATAACTCCTATCACTCCAATTCAATCAATTTTTAAAAGTAGTTGGAGTTCAACTTCATTAACCGAATTTCTATACATCGGTAAAAAGTAA
- a CDS encoding superoxide dismutase, with product MDRKDFLKVGVLTSAATIVGGNTAFAQNLASNNIDKLVDGNGKFVQQPLPYTENFLEPYMDSETLHLHYTYHHGGATKAANTDLQKIKEAMDSNNLETVDYWTKKLSHHLSSHILHSIFWTNLTNKKTAPKGELLKRIEKDFGSYDKLKSYLAHISKSVDGNGWGILGYQPYTDKLTIMQCENHEKLTQWGVIPLLVIDVWEHSYYLKYKNKRGDFVDALFNIINWDNAAQRLENAIKLTR from the coding sequence ATGGACAGGAAAGACTTCTTAAAGGTTGGTGTGTTAACAAGTGCCGCCACTATAGTTGGAGGAAACACAGCATTTGCCCAGAACCTGGCTAGCAATAACATTGATAAGTTGGTAGATGGTAATGGAAAGTTTGTGCAGCAACCACTGCCTTATACCGAGAATTTTCTAGAGCCGTATATGGATAGCGAGACATTGCATCTTCATTATACATATCATCATGGTGGAGCGACAAAGGCTGCGAATACCGACCTGCAAAAGATAAAAGAGGCAATGGACTCCAACAATCTTGAAACGGTTGATTACTGGACAAAGAAGCTCTCTCATCACCTCTCTTCACACATATTGCATTCAATATTTTGGACCAATCTTACCAATAAAAAGACAGCACCTAAGGGGGAATTGCTTAAACGGATTGAGAAGGATTTTGGTAGCTATGATAAACTGAAATCCTATTTAGCTCACATTTCAAAAAGCGTGGACGGTAACGGTTGGGGCATTTTAGGCTACCAGCCTTACACAGATAAACTAACAATCATGCAATGCGAAAACCATGAGAAGTTGACACAATGGGGAGTGATACCTTTACTAGTGATTGACGTTTGGGAGCATTCGTATTACTTAAAGTATAAAAACAAACGCGGTGACTTTGTGGATGCATTATTCAACATCATCAATTGGGATAATGCTGCTCAACGTCTTGAGAATGCAATTAAACTTACCAGGTAA
- a CDS encoding NADase-type glycan-binding domain-containing protein: MQLNLPGKSNAAKTRKMMTKLITLFLFLNLFLYAAGQTAVKSYSPKQIIAVDVSLKAQKEVERQHQLLAKEKLTGKEQKELDLLLEKYGEPVESVWDVIEGGCSWYCGGGNYKVVASSSLPDTLGISYAANSANDLSYKTAWVANKGDAGIGEYIEYYFKNNSPRITQIIISNGYMKSEAAWKNNNRVKKLKLFVNGKMHGILNLQDSKTDQVFEVGTLGHNKNQTDLALRFEILEVYKGDKYNDTAITEIYFDGIDVH; this comes from the coding sequence ATGCAATTAAACTTACCAGGTAAAAGCAATGCAGCTAAGACCCGCAAAATGATGACTAAACTTATAACCCTCTTTCTATTCTTGAACCTGTTCCTGTATGCAGCGGGACAGACTGCTGTAAAGAGCTACTCGCCTAAACAGATCATAGCCGTTGATGTAAGTTTGAAAGCACAAAAGGAGGTTGAAAGACAACACCAGCTTCTGGCAAAAGAGAAATTAACTGGCAAAGAGCAAAAAGAGCTTGACCTTCTTCTTGAGAAATATGGAGAGCCTGTTGAAAGTGTTTGGGACGTAATTGAAGGCGGCTGTAGTTGGTATTGTGGCGGAGGCAATTATAAAGTTGTTGCATCTTCTTCTTTGCCTGACACCCTTGGAATTAGCTATGCTGCAAATAGTGCAAATGATTTAAGTTATAAAACAGCGTGGGTTGCTAATAAAGGTGACGCAGGCATAGGGGAATATATTGAGTATTATTTCAAGAACAATAGCCCACGCATAACGCAAATAATTATATCGAATGGCTACATGAAATCAGAAGCTGCATGGAAGAACAATAACAGGGTGAAAAAGTTGAAGTTATTTGTGAATGGCAAAATGCATGGCATTTTGAATTTGCAGGACAGTAAGACAGACCAGGTTTTTGAAGTGGGCACTTTAGGACATAATAAAAACCAAACTGACCTGGCTTTACGGTTTGAAATACTTGAAGTTTATAAAGGCGATAAATATAATGACACAGCTATAACAGAGATATATTTTGATGGTATAGATGTGCATTAA